A single window of Sphingobium sp. SCG-1 DNA harbors:
- a CDS encoding aldo/keto reductase codes for MHYRPLGRTGIKVSPYCLGAMMFGKMANGDHDECARMVHKALDTGINFVDTADAYSRGESEEIVGKALKGRRDSVVLATKAYQPMSDDPNDRGGSRRWLTRAVENSLRRLQTDYIDVYQLHRPVPDTDIEETLSVLSDLMREGKVRAIGASTFPAADIVDAQWVAERRGLARFRTEQPPYSILNRAIERDVLPACQRFGMGVMSWSPLAKGMLTGKYRQGEKTPDSMRAKYFPTAMSDEASLDKVEQLIPLAESAGISLIHMAVAFVVAHPAITSAIMGPRTPEQLDSYLAGIEVVLSDEILDKIDVIVPPGTDVAPLEGAAYVPPSLATPSLRRRPVAERAAG; via the coding sequence ATGCACTATCGTCCGCTCGGCCGCACCGGCATCAAGGTCAGCCCCTACTGTCTGGGCGCGATGATGTTTGGAAAAATGGCCAATGGAGATCATGACGAGTGCGCCCGTATGGTTCACAAGGCGCTCGATACGGGCATCAACTTTGTGGACACTGCCGACGCTTACAGCCGCGGCGAATCAGAAGAGATCGTTGGGAAGGCGCTTAAGGGGCGAAGAGACAGCGTGGTACTCGCCACCAAGGCGTATCAGCCCATGAGCGATGATCCGAACGATCGCGGCGGATCGCGGCGCTGGCTGACGCGGGCAGTCGAAAACTCGCTGCGGCGGCTGCAGACCGACTATATTGACGTCTATCAACTTCACCGTCCTGTCCCGGATACCGATATTGAGGAGACATTGTCGGTGCTATCGGACCTGATGCGCGAAGGAAAGGTGCGCGCCATCGGCGCATCGACTTTCCCCGCTGCTGACATCGTGGACGCGCAGTGGGTCGCCGAGCGTCGTGGTCTTGCGCGTTTCCGTACCGAACAGCCGCCCTACTCGATCCTCAATCGCGCAATTGAGCGCGACGTCCTGCCCGCGTGCCAGCGGTTTGGCATGGGTGTTATGTCTTGGAGCCCGCTGGCAAAAGGGATGCTTACGGGCAAGTATCGCCAGGGCGAGAAAACACCTGACAGCATGCGCGCGAAATATTTCCCGACTGCGATGAGCGACGAAGCCAGTCTCGATAAAGTGGAGCAACTCATCCCGCTCGCCGAGAGCGCCGGCATTTCGCTGATCCACATGGCGGTCGCCTTCGTCGTGGCGCATCCTGCTATTACGTCAGCCATCATGGGGCCCCGCACGCCCGAGCAGCTCGACAGCTATCTGGCGGGAATAGAGGTGGTGCTGAGCGACGAGATACTCGACAAGATCGACGTGATCGTACCGCCGGGGACCGATGTCGCTCCGTTGGAGGGCGCAGCCTATGTTCCGCCTTCGTTAGCCACGCCATCGCTGCGACGCCGACCGGTAGCGGAGCGAGCAGCCGGATAA
- the proC gene encoding pyrroline-5-carboxylate reductase: MTQWPSHLFMIGCGNMAGAMLSRWLDSGLDPASVTVFRPSGKPVAPGVEVVSAAPDTLPLGTMVLLGMKPQQISAVADSFAKLLGADILLVSMLAGTTTTTLRDYFPAPENVVRVMPNTPVGVGQGVCALYADSATAPDARDHVADMMQPLGLVEWVEDENAFNLVTALSGCGPAYLFRFIDALAKAGEAIGLEPVQSARLALATVQGASTLATQASESPAALADRVASPGGMTRKGMDVLDQDDALNRLLADTLIAARDRGIEMAEGK; this comes from the coding sequence ATGACGCAATGGCCTTCGCATCTGTTCATGATCGGGTGCGGAAACATGGCGGGAGCCATGCTCTCGCGCTGGCTCGATAGCGGCCTTGATCCGGCTTCGGTGACGGTGTTCCGTCCGAGTGGCAAGCCCGTCGCACCGGGTGTTGAGGTAGTGAGCGCCGCCCCGGACACTCTGCCTCTTGGCACAATGGTCCTGCTGGGCATGAAGCCGCAGCAGATTTCCGCTGTGGCGGACAGCTTCGCGAAGTTGCTAGGCGCGGACATATTGTTGGTGTCGATGCTGGCAGGCACCACTACGACAACGCTGCGCGATTACTTCCCGGCGCCTGAGAATGTCGTGCGCGTGATGCCGAATACGCCGGTGGGAGTAGGGCAGGGCGTATGCGCTCTCTATGCTGACAGTGCGACCGCGCCCGATGCGCGCGACCATGTGGCGGATATGATGCAGCCGCTAGGCCTCGTCGAATGGGTCGAGGACGAGAACGCATTCAATCTCGTCACGGCGCTGTCCGGCTGCGGCCCGGCCTATCTCTTCCGCTTCATCGATGCGCTCGCAAAAGCGGGGGAAGCGATAGGGCTTGAACCCGTGCAATCCGCGCGCCTCGCGCTCGCCACGGTGCAAGGTGCATCTACGCTGGCGACTCAGGCGAGCGAAAGTCCGGCCGCGCTAGCGGATCGGGTTGCCAGTCCCGGCGGAATGACGCGAAAGGGCATGGACGTTCTGGACCAGGACGACGCTCTGAACCGTTTATTGGCTGACACGCTCATCGCTGCGCGGGACAGGGGCATCGAGATGGCCGAGGGGAAATGA